CCTCGTCGCCCAGTTGATTACACACAAAGAGCTTGGGGGCGTGATAGGGAAATTCCGGACCGTCAACAAGAACGCGACGCTGCTCACGCGGTTCATCAACATCGAGACGCTGAGCTTTCAGTCCATCCTGCAGGCGGGCCGATGGCAAATGCATAATATCGCCACGCTGCCGGGGACCAATTTCGTGGTCTGGACGCAGCTCATTCGCTCGCTCGATGGATGGGATGAACAGGCATTGACGGAAGACTCCGAGCTCAGCATTCGGATCTACGAGAAAGGGTATAAGATCAAGTTCATCCCCTACGCCCTGACCTATGAGCAGGAACCGCAGGAATGGAAAGTGTGGCTGAAACAGCGGATGCGCTGGGTGAGAGGAAACAACTACGTCATCGGGAAGTTTTTCAAAGAGATTCCGAAATTCAAGAGCAAACGGCTCGCGTTCGATATCCTCTACACACTTTTGCTCTACTATGTTTTCTTCGCTGCCATTCTCATCTCCGACGTTCTCTTCATCGTCAGCGGACTGGGCCTCGTCAGTATTGCTCTGCCCGGACCGTACACGCTCGTCTGGATGTTCGCGTTCTTCCTGTTTATTTTCGAAATCTTCCTCGCTGTGTCATTCGATTCG
This sequence is a window from Ignavibacteriales bacterium. Protein-coding genes within it:
- a CDS encoding glycosyltransferase is translated as MSVLEVDLSFLFVVAVILIWFMIAYQFALTIFGYINYLKSFRERRLVDAAEFDYPSCTIMIPAHNEAMVIGRTVESMLKLEYPKDKLKILVINDGSRDETASIVQTYADRDPRVVLFTVPPGEGGKGKSRALNLGLRQVNSDIIAIYDADNTPDPPALRYLVAQLITHKELGGVIGKFRTVNKNATLLTRFINIETLSFQSILQAGRWQMHNIATLPGTNFVVWTQLIRSLDGWDEQALTEDSELSIRIYEKGYKIKFIPYALTYEQEPQEWKVWLKQRMRWVRGNNYVIGKFFKEIPKFKSKRLAFDILYTLLLYYVFFAAILISDVLFIVSGLGLVSIALPGPYTLVWMFAFFLFIFEIFLAVSFDS